A region of the Sarcophilus harrisii chromosome 3, mSarHar1.11, whole genome shotgun sequence genome:
cCCATTCTCCCCAGGGGGCTAGAAAATGGGGCCCAGAAATCTCCCCACTTCCAGCCTAGTCCCTCGTGACTCACTCTAGGCTGTACCTGACCCCGATCCCTCCAAGTGACTCAAGTTTCAGCTGAAAGTCCCCACTGTTCTCAGCACCCATCAGGCTTAGTGAGTCAGGTGGGTGGGCAGGCGACGGGAGCTGTCTCAGTGCAGACTCCGGACCCGGACGCTTTCCAAGGCCGGGGTCCCTCACCCCCAGCTCCCTTGACGGAATCTCACGGTCTCCCAGCCCCAATAATCCTGTCGTTTTCTCTTTCAGGGATCTCATTAGAACAAAAGGGCCTTTTATCTTTCACCAGTGAGGGATTTTGCAAATCCTCCCGAggcccctttttttcctcctgcccCTAATCCCAGGatttttcttctgactttgcCTTCTCTCTATAAACCCTTACCTCACTCTGCGGGGTTGCCCCTGTCCCTTAAGGTGTCCCCCCAATTACATGCCCTTGCTTGGTTTGGAAACGGCTTgagcctgaattctttcagagatGACACTGCAAGCCAGTACCCACAAGACTCTCATTCCCACTACACACTCTGCCTTCCCTTTAAAGCTATctcagttacacacacacacacacacacacacacacacacacacacactcacacacacacacacacacacacacacattgtatatATCCTCCCCGATAGAAGGACCAACGACTGACTTTTGACTGGGCTGAGGATTCTGTGCATCCGGTACTTAACcctttacaataataataaacttttgtACTTCGTTTTAAGGCTAATAAATCACTTTCCACACGTTTCACAAGAGGCTCGAAACATCCCTGTGAGTTATGGGCTGTAGGGATTGGTATcctaaaataacaacaatgacgTTGCAATCATTTTCGGGCTCTGCACTAGCTTCTTTCCCAAATGAGCAAACCGAAGCTGATTCACTGGGCCGCGTGACACACCATCCCCAGGTCTCCCCATTGCAGGGGGCAGCGATCTATTTAAAACCGGATTTGTATTTCCTCTGCCCCCGGCTATGTGACCCACCCAGAGAATCACAAAAGAGAAGGTGGGTTTTCTTATCTGCAGTTGGGCTAAGGAGGGCTTGGCCACCCGGGCAGGGAAGGCACTTAGTATTCAAATGAAAGAGGATGCTTAAATTGTTCTAAAGGAAAGAGCCTTTTTTAGCGTTTCCAAGCACGCCCCTGATTAGCGACTGTGGAGCGCTTTCTTTCTGGGAGGTTTTTTGGTCCCGATAGAGAGACCGGCGCCTGGAGCTCGGGATGGCCTCGACATTTTCTAGGATGGTCTAGAATGGCTTAAAGCGAGCCGAGTATAGAACGAGGCTCGCTCGGAACAGTTGGAAAAGGCGCCAGCGCGCGGAAAGGACAAAACGGAGCGGCAGCCACgaccccctcccccagtcccCGTCCAACAGAAACGCCACTAGTCGGCCGGCACCGCTGCCAAGCGTCCCTCAGCAAGGCGAGCTCGCTGCTCTCATCTccgttttacagaggaggagacCGAGGCTGAGGCGGTCACGTTTATGGACCAGGGCACGGACGGAGCTGAGAGATGCTAAGCGAACCGATGCCGGGCCCCGGGCCCGGAAGCCCCCCGAGTCCGGCTGTGGCCCCCCGGCTGCGGCCCGCCCCGGAGGTTTAGAAGACCCGGGGTTAGAGCTCACGAGACCGGCCGAGTTTCGGTCAGAAAGGCGGGGGGCGGGGCCAGGGATTCCCTCCCCTAGGTGCGTCACCGCACGCACGTCCTAGGGCGGGGCCAGGGCTTCCCCGGGGAGGGACGGCACCGGGAGGGGCGTGGCTTCGGTTAACCCCTCGGTCGCCGCGGTCTGGCCGGAAGGAAGCGGCAGCCGCGGAGGGAGGGAAACCCGGAACCGCGGCGCCCCGGGCCGGCCACACCCCCGGCTTTAAAGGGGCCCCGAGAGGATCCCGGGCCGGGCCGGCCGGAGCCAGAGCGGCGGCCTTGGGCGGGCATGAGACGCTGTCCCTGCCGGGCGCCGCCGGCCACGGAGGCGAGGAGGCGGCGGAGCCGAGGCCCGGGGCCCGAGGGGGGCGGGCTGCTCCCGCCGCGGGATCGGCCGGACGCCGCTGCGGCCTCGGGGGCGCTGGACACCGCCGGGGATCCCCCGGACCGCGCCGAGGCCCGGGATGGGCCGCGAGGGACACTAGTCACCGCCGGGCCCCGGCACCAGGGGGACGCCGCTGGGACTGGGCAGCTCAGGGCTGGGTCTCAGGGGCAGCCGGACGCCACCGACGCCCCGCATCGGCTGGGCAGAGCTCTGGGGACTATCGGGTCCCGGGATCAGCCAGACGGGCCCTGGAGACAGCCGGCCGGAGACGGAGAAGGCTCTCCGGGAGGGCCAGAGGACAGAGCGGGCCCTCAGGGACAGCCCCCCGGAGCTCGGGCCTGGGACCTGAAGGCCGGAGAAAGCTCTGAGCCCCGGCAGGATGGAGGCCCCGGGGAGCCCTCCAGAGACAACCACAGGACGAGGCCAGGGCAGGAGGGCTCCCGGGATCAGCTAGACAAAGAGGGCCACCCGGTGACACCTGGCAGAGCGGGGCCCTGGGCGTGGAGTGACGGAGACGGTGCCCGGGCCGGGCTGGGCAAAGGCAGCCCCCAGGGGACGCACGGGGAGACGGCTGGCCTTGGGGAACGAGGAGCCACAAAGCTCCAGCAAACGGAAGGGCCTGGCCAGCTCCGCTGCGCTCCGGGGCTGCCCGGGACGGAGAGAGCCGGCCTCCTTGGACAGCTGAGCCCAGGGGAGCCTGGTCCCTGGGGGCTGCGGGACAGACACTACTCAGAAGCACCGTCGGACGCAGCCTTCCCCCAGCTCGGCCCAGAGAGGAGAGCCTCTGGGGCACCCAACAGAGACGCCCTTCGAGACTGGTCCATCAGAGATGACCCGGAGGGGGATCCCCTCGGGGCACAGCTGGATGGGGCAGAGGGCCTTGCGTCTGGGCCAGCTGGTGAGGATCTCGCGGGAAGGCTGGATGTTCAGATTGCTCCCGGGTGGCGCAAGGGAGACAGATCAGAGGCCCCTTCACTCCGCTGCTGGAGACGGGCAGACAGTGAGGGAGTCCTGCTGGGGGGCCTGGGTGGTGACATGGCCCAGGGGCAGTCAGGCTGTCCGGGCACAGATGGCCCCGTACCCGAGCCGGAGCATGGGAGTCCTCTGGGGAAGCAGGCCACTGGGGACGGTCCTTTCCCAAAGCCAGAGAGGGCTGGCTTCTGGGGACAGCGGGGTGAAGATGTCCCCACAGGACCGCCGGACAGAGACAGGGCTAACTCCCAGGGGAGGGCAGAACCACCCAGTGCCCGGGCACGGTCTCCCAGATGTGGACCCGAGCCACAGCTGGAGCGGCTGGACAGCAAGCCCCTTCTGGGGCAGCCCAGCAGAGACGGCCCCCCACTGGGTGCAGAGCAGGATGGTCTCTGGGGACCGAGGGACAGAGATGCTGGCCCCAGAAGGCGGCTGGATGGGGAAGGCTTGGATGTGGGGCTCAGAGATGGCCCCCTAGTAAGGCCAGAGAGCCCTGGGGGTTGTGGACACTTTGGGGATGGCTTTGAACCCAGGCTGGTCCGAGCTGGGGCCCTGGCTGCTCTGGACGTTGACCACCCCTTGGGGCAGCTGGAGCTGGGGGGCCCTGGCCGGGCCCTGGAATTCCTTCTGCTTGAAGAGCGGTGCCACACCCTGCTCTCCAGGGGCCCCCAGGGGCCTGTGCCCCGGGTGATCATCACCCCCGAGCCTGGGGCTGGACCACAGGGCCTGGAGCAGGAAGCCCCTTGGCCCCATGCCGTGGGGTCCCCAGCCAGGGGCCCTGGAGGCAGCGGAGGCCTGTCATCTGCCTCGTCCTTCGATGAGTCCGAGGATGACGTGGTCGTCGGCAGCGGAGGCGGCAGCGATGCTGAGGAGGGTCCCAGGGTGAATAGAGCCCCACCCCCACTGTCCCTGGTGTCCACACGCCCTTCCCCACAATGTTCTTATTCTCCTCCTTCACTCCCACTGGCCCTGGTCTGTCCTTCCTCATTCCTACCAGTCCTGGTGGGACTCCCTCTGACCCCCACTGGCCCTGGTCCACCCTCTGACTCTCACTGCCCTGATCTGCCCTCTGACCCTCACTGCCCTGATCTGCCCTCTGACCCCCACTGGTCCTGGTCTGTCCTCTGACCCCCACTGGCCCTGGTCTGCCCTGTGACCTCCACTGGCCCTGGTCTGCCCTCTGACCCCCACTGGCCCTGGTCCGTCCTCTGACCCCTACCAGCCCTGATCCGCCCTCTGACCCTCACTGCCCTGATCTGCCCTCTGACCCCCACTGGCCCTGGTCCGTCCTCTGACCCCTACCAGCCCTGATCCGCCCTCTGACCCTGGCTCTGATCTGCTTCTTACCTCCACTGGCCCTGGTCTGCCTTCTGACCCCGGCTCTGGTCTGCTTCTTACCCCCCACTGGCCCTGGTCTGTCCGTCCTCATTCCCACCAGTCCTGGTGGGACTCCCTCTGACTCCCACTGGCTCTGAGCTATTCTTCCTCATTCCCACCAGCCCTGGTCCTCCCTGTGACCCCCACTGGTCCTGGTCTGTCCTGTGACCCCCACTGGTCCTGGTCCTCCCTGTGACCCCCACTGGTCCTGGTCTGTCCTGTGACCCCCACTGGTCCTGGTCTGTCCTCTGACCCCCACTGGCCCTGGTCTGCCCTGTGACCTCCACTGGCCCTGGTCTGCCCTCTGACCCCCACCGCCCTGATCTGCCCTCTGACCCCCACTGGTCCTGGTCCGTCCTCTGACCCCCACTGGCCCTGGTCCTCCCTCTGACCCCCACCGGCCCTGAAGGATGGTCTTTGCTCAACCTGCTCTTCCTCCTTGTCCCATCCCACATCTCTCAAAAACATGGGGTGGGGCCCTGGTGAGTCAGGGCCCGCCAGCCCTTGCCAGGCTGGTTTGGAAGGCCCACTGGCCGGGTGCATGAATGAGAGAGCAGGAATCCTTTTGATCTGGCACTGGGGGCAAGAGAGCAGGCTTTGGGAGCGCGGTGCCAGCTGTGGCTGCCCACGGCCATCTCCCGCCTGGGTGGACTTCCCGGCAGAGGGAATGCTGGGAAGGAGCTTCACCAGAGACCCCTTCCCCCACCCAGGCAGGGACTGCAAAGGCAGCCAGATTCCTGCCTAGGCATGAAGGTGGATGGTCCGGGGGCACGTAAACAGCCACATGACTCAACAGGTCTAGGCCACCTGGTGCGTACGGGAGCCTGGCACATTACCTTGCTCTCGGCCTCCCAGATTTGTCTCCCCTCCGTCTCCGAGGTGGAAGGACCCCGTCCACCCCAGgcctttcattttagagatgggaagaCTGAGGCCGAGGGGACGGGGACTCTCCCACTGCGGTCCAGTGAATCAGTAAGGAAAGTCCCCAGCGTCCCATCTCGGAACAGGGCTCTTTTGGCCTCTGGCCATCTGTCTCTTTCGCAAGAGCGCACCCCAACTACTTGGACATCACCCACTAATCTTCCCCAACTCACACTCCATGAAACTGCTCTTTAAGCTGGTCCAGGGAGGGCTGGAGTCGGACCCCAGCCTCGTGCCCCCGTCTCAGTCCCCAGAATgagtttgggctttttttttggggggggggggaattctaGAAACCTGGCTTTCCTTTAGCATCACTCCCCATATTCCCAGCTCTCATTCCCAAAGCTTTCCCTTTGTCTTCCCATCTTCCTCGCCCTCTCCTTTTGtttgtctctctccattttctaTCCTCCCATGATCCTTGCTGAGAAGGGCTGCCTTGGCTGGAGATGGGGATCCcctggggggggggtgtcttCTCATGGATCCTTCTGCTCATCTCTTTGGGCTGGGGAGCTCTTCTGCCGgcaccttccccttcccccatttaaAGGTCATCTGTTCTCTGTCTCGGTCAGAACGTGTCCTGGAGGAAGCTGAAGTCAGCCGTGCACTATACACCCTTCGTGGTGTCCTTCCGGAAGCACTATCCCTGGGTCCAGCTGTCCGGGCACAAGGGTACGCGCCAGGTTTGGGCCTGGGGGGGAATGGAGCCACTCTGGCCCTGACTAGCATCCGCCCCTTCTCCCCTCTGGATAGAAAGGGGAATGGAGGCCGGGAGCAGAAGTGAGGCAGCCTGGAGGCCTACTGGAacgtggtggtggtgggggggctTCTGCCCCGTTTCTGCCCCTCTCAGAGTTGCTGCTTTGCTTCCAGGCAACTTCCAGGCTGGGGAAGATGGGCGGATCCTGAAAAAGTTCTGTGAGAGTGAACAGCGGAGCCTGGAGCAGCTGATGGAAGATGCCCTTCGCCCCTTTGTGCCTGCCTATTTTGGGGTTGTGGAGCAGGACGGAGAAGCCTTCAATCAGATGGAGGACCTGCTGGCTGACTTCAGCACACCTTCCATCATGGACTGCAAGATGGGCACCAGGTGGGGTCTGGCGGGGTGCCACGGTGCCGAGGAGGGCATGGGGTACTGCAGGAGGCCCAGAAGTCATTGGGAAACTCAGGGGGACTCTGGGGAGTACAAGGGGCATCGGAAGGGGCGTTGACTCTCCTGGGTTCTGGGGACTATGGGTCTGAaaggactggggggggggggtgggaacTGGAGCTGCCTGAAGCCCCGCCTCTGGCATCTTCCCCCAAGGACGTACCTGGAGGAAGAGCTGGCAAAGGCCCGAGAGCGTCCCCGGCCTCGTCGGGACATGTATGAAAAGATGGTGGCTGTGGACCCCAGCGCTCCCACTGCGGAGGAGCACGCCCAGGGTGCCGTCACCAAGCCCCGCTACATGCAGTGGCGAGAGACCGTGAGCTCCACGGCCACTTTGGGCTTCCGGATCGAGGGCATCAAGGTGAGGAGGCCTTTGGGTGAGTGTGGGGGTGG
Encoded here:
- the ITPKC gene encoding inositol-trisphosphate 3-kinase C, translating into MRRCPCRAPPATEARRRRSRGPGPEGGGLLPPRDRPDAAAASGALDTAGDPPDRAEARDGPRGTLVTAGPRHQGDAAGTGQLRAGSQGQPDATDAPHRLGRALGTIGSRDQPDGPWRQPAGDGEGSPGGPEDRAGPQGQPPGARAWDLKAGESSEPRQDGGPGEPSRDNHRTRPGQEGSRDQLDKEGHPVTPGRAGPWAWSDGDGARAGLGKGSPQGTHGETAGLGERGATKLQQTEGPGQLRCAPGLPGTERAGLLGQLSPGEPGPWGLRDRHYSEAPSDAAFPQLGPERRASGAPNRDALRDWSIRDDPEGDPLGAQLDGAEGLASGPAGEDLAGRLDVQIAPGWRKGDRSEAPSLRCWRRADSEGVLLGGLGGDMAQGQSGCPGTDGPVPEPEHGSPLGKQATGDGPFPKPERAGFWGQRGEDVPTGPPDRDRANSQGRAEPPSARARSPRCGPEPQLERLDSKPLLGQPSRDGPPLGAEQDGLWGPRDRDAGPRRRLDGEGLDVGLRDGPLVRPESPGGCGHFGDGFEPRLVRAGALAALDVDHPLGQLELGGPGRALEFLLLEERCHTLLSRGPQGPVPRVIITPEPGAGPQGLEQEAPWPHAVGSPARGPGGSGGLSSASSFDESEDDVVVGSGGGSDAEEGPRNVSWRKLKSAVHYTPFVVSFRKHYPWVQLSGHKGNFQAGEDGRILKKFCESEQRSLEQLMEDALRPFVPAYFGVVEQDGEAFNQMEDLLADFSTPSIMDCKMGTRTYLEEELAKARERPRPRRDMYEKMVAVDPSAPTAEEHAQGAVTKPRYMQWRETVSSTATLGFRIEGIKKADGTCNTNFKKTQRAEQVTRVLEDFVNGDRSLLRKYVERLQELRGTLENSPFFRTHEVVGSSLLFVHDQSGLAKVWMIDFGKTVPLPPPQTLSHRLPWEEGNREDGYLWGLDNVIELLDSLARS